ATTTTCACTTCCACTGTTCCACATACCCAACAAGGGTCAAAGGACTACGACTTTTTTTAGTGCAATTTACACTGACCACCTCAACCGAAGTTATAGAGACACCAATGATACTGTCAAACACATACAAATTACAGAGACACATTCAATCAAAATCCGACTAAATTTGACCATCTACAAGAAAAACTGTGCATCGCTATATATGTATCTGCAATCTCATCAATCACAAAAATTCAATAAGGTCTTTAACTTAATGGATCAACATAATTAGTTCTCAATACCTCTTCTCAAATAACAGTGACCTATATTCCACAAGACCACCTCCAAACACCCAACATCTCGAGGTCTAACTCCTTGTACTAAACCAATATACATTTAACTCGGTCGAATGCTCCTGTAAAAATTCTTCTAGCAACCATTGCACAATGACCAAAAGTGAAAACTTTACCATTTGCACTAAAGAAGTTAggaagtcccaaaaccacaaacaaTCTAGATCGATAATAATCCATTATCACCTCAACATGACTGATTCATATTCCAAGTCTAATCTTGTAAGTTTACCTCCACACAATCTTCTAGTTTCCAAAATCTCCACAACCATAAGACAGTGATTACCATATAGTAGACTTCAAAATCACTACAATAACATTACATGCCTCCACTTAGCTGCTCCATCACCAAAATGCAACCCTAAAATAATCCATTCCCATATTCAGGCAACACAAGTAGTCACATCCTAACACACCATGGCCATGGCCAACCAATCGATCCAACACTACATATAATACAAAAATTTATTCATTTACAGCCAAGATGTCAAAATAAACATTTAAAAGATATAACTACATTAGTAATGGGATATGAAATCAATACCTCCATACTTTTCGTTTTCCACGTCAACGTACGCATCTGGGATCACCCAACGCACTGTTGGCAATGCTGCAAAGTATTGTATCACACacttagaaataaaaaataaaaaataaatcacatATCAATTACTATAAAACATAGAAGCAAAATGCAACATTAAGCACCTCTAAGACTGATTGAAATATCTTCAGACACCAATGCTCCAAATGCATAATGAGGGCTTTTCGAGATTGAGTAGATATTCATCCTTGCTTCTTCCTCACTGTAGATTAAAATATACACGTAAATAGAACTAtgaaatcaagaaagaataaaagaacaaaTAGAGCCTTTTGTTGAACAGCTTAGggtacaaaaaacaaaaacaaaaatagaaaacttaaacaaaaacaaaaatggctcGTTGTTCAAACCTTCCAATAACCCTAGCTAGGGTTTTGATGAACATGTCTATCATCTCATCACTGCTGCTCGGCTCAACCTCGGGATCCTCCATGACAACGAGCCAGTGTTCGTAATCACAACCAGGACTGTAATGAATTCGATTTTCATGGGGTTTATTGGGAGGGCTGTTAAGAGCCGAGGAGAAAGAGCGAGCGGGGGTGAAGAGAGGGAACGACGAAAAG
The sequence above is drawn from the Rhododendron vialii isolate Sample 1 chromosome 6a, ASM3025357v1 genome and encodes:
- the LOC131329296 gene encoding multiple organellar RNA editing factor 8, chloroplastic/mitochondrial-like isoform X2 — its product is MASKVARHLSLLSFRRSLSPLSPSTPLSSLFVDPSLCRPLSSLTTPSVDPFLRRPLFSSFPLFTPARSFSSALNSPPNKPHENRIHYSPGCDYEHWLVVMEDPEVEPSSSDEMIDMFIKTLARVIGSEEEARMNIYSISKSPHYAFGALVSEDISISLRVRWVIPDAYVDVENEKYGGEPFMPHVRREKVHNQYVKNVQNLGPKITSYPLSKNPGPNTR
- the LOC131329296 gene encoding multiple organellar RNA editing factor 8, chloroplastic/mitochondrial-like isoform X1 translates to MASKVARHLSLLSFRRSLSPLSPSTPLSSLFVDPSLCRPLSSLTTPSVDPFLRRPLFSSFPLFTPARSFSSALNSPPNKPHENRIHYSPGCDYEHWLVVMEDPEVEPSSSDEMIDMFIKTLARVIGSEEEARMNIYSISKSPHYAFGALVSEDISISLRALPTVRWVIPDAYVDVENEKYGGEPFMPHVRREKVHNQYVKNVQNLGPKITSYPLSKNPGPNTR